CAGGTGGTTCAGGACCATGCGCGCCACCGGGCCGACAAGTGCCTCCGAGGGTGTGCGCTCACCACCGGTGACGATGACCTTCAACCCGCTGTCGCCCTGCTGGCGGTACAGCAGCTCGGCAGCCTTCAGCGAGTTGGTGACCACCGTCAGGTGGTGCAGGCGGTCCAGGTCCGTGGCCAGCAGGGCGGCTAGCTGGTATGTGGTGGTGCCGCCCGTGAGCGCAAGGGTCATGCCGGGATGGATCAGTGTGAGCGCGTGGGCGGCGATGGCCGCCTTGCCCTCAAGCTGTTTGTCGGCATTGAGCAGGAAGCCCGGTTCAAGGGCGCTGAGCCGGGCGAGCCGCATGGCGCCGCCATGGATCTTGTGCAGCAAGCCGTTGTTGTCCAGGGCTTCAATGTCCCTGCGCACGGTCATCTCACTGACGTTGAGGACTATGGCGATCTCTGCCACGCGCACCGCCTCATGAAGCTGCAGTTCCTTGAGAATGCGTGCCTGACGTTCCGGTGCCAGCATGCACGGACTCCTAACCCTTGGACCAATGAAAAATTAACAGATTCAAACAAAATCTTACTTTTCTGTTCGGGGCTTTGCAAGCAATCCACCGAAACACCCGCCACGTGCGCCTTTGTTAAGCGGTACTGTATTGCCCATGACCACTCCTGACGCCCCCGCGGGGCACTCCGCGGCCACCGGACAACAGTTCACCTTGCAGCGCGGCAGTGCGCACGCGATCGTCACCTCGCTTGCCGCGGGACTGCGCCAGTATGAACGGGACGGTGTTGCGCTGGTTGAGTCCTACCCGGAGGGCCAGGTTGCCCCGGGTGCTGCCGGCATCACCCTCGCCCCGTTCGCCAACCGCGTGGATGGCGGGCTCTGGCACCTTGAGGGCGAACCCCAACAGCTGGACATCACCGAAGTTCCACTCAACAACGCCATCCACGGGCTGTTGCGCAACACCGGCTACCACGTGCTGGAGCAGGGCGAAGCGCGGGTGTTGCTGGAGGCTGTCATCCATCCGCAGCACGGCTACCCCTTCCTCATGCGCCACCAGGTCCGCTACGAGCTGGATACCGAAGGGCACCTGCGCGTGGCCCAGACACTCATCAACGACTCCGCCGCCCGCGCCCCCTTCGTCCTCGGCGCGCACCCCTACTTCACCCTCGGGGACGTGGCGCCGGAAGACCTGCGCATCCAGCTCAACGGCGCCAGCGCCCTGCAAGCCGATGAGCGGATGATCCCCACAGCCACCGTCCCCGTCGACGGCCGCTTTGACCTGCGCGCCGGCAAGCCCGTCCCCGACTCGCTCATGGACACCGCCTTCACTGACCTGTTGATGCACGACGGCGAGGGGCAGCACACGTTGTCGGCACCCGACGGGCGCAGCGTCAGCCTGTGGCACGACGACAGCGTCAGCTATGTCCACGTCTACATCACGGACACGTTCCCGGGCCGTTCCCTGGCGGTCGCCATGGAACCCATGACGGGACCGGCGAATGCCTTCAACTCCGGCGACGGGCTGCGCTGGCTGGAGTCCGGAGCCTCCTTCACCATGAATTGG
This genomic interval from Arthrobacter sp. PAMC 25486 contains the following:
- a CDS encoding DeoR/GlpR family DNA-binding transcription regulator, with translation MLAPERQARILKELQLHEAVRVAEIAIVLNVSEMTVRRDIEALDNNGLLHKIHGGAMRLARLSALEPGFLLNADKQLEGKAAIAAHALTLIHPGMTLALTGGTTTYQLAALLATDLDRLHHLTVVTNSLKAAELLYRQQGDSGLKVIVTGGERTPSEALVGPVARMVLNHLNTDVCFMGVHGIDAERGLSSPNLLEAETNAAFIEASSRLIVLADSTKFHVRSLASIASLDAVDTIITDASVNAATSELFTSRIPHFIAAPTATTPAATAAPIRKTS
- a CDS encoding aldose 1-epimerase family protein, translating into MTTPDAPAGHSAATGQQFTLQRGSAHAIVTSLAAGLRQYERDGVALVESYPEGQVAPGAAGITLAPFANRVDGGLWHLEGEPQQLDITEVPLNNAIHGLLRNTGYHVLEQGEARVLLEAVIHPQHGYPFLMRHQVRYELDTEGHLRVAQTLINDSAARAPFVLGAHPYFTLGDVAPEDLRIQLNGASALQADERMIPTATVPVDGRFDLRAGKPVPDSLMDTAFTDLLMHDGEGQHTLSAPDGRSVSLWHDDSVSYVHVYITDTFPGRSLAVAMEPMTGPANAFNSGDGLRWLESGASFTMNWGIQATL